The following proteins come from a genomic window of Synechococcus sp. BIOS-E4-1:
- the typA gene encoding translational GTPase TypA, with amino-acid sequence MSAQQKAIRNIAIIAHVDHGKTTLVDSLLAQSGIFRDNEAVPTCVMDSNDLERERGITILSKNTAVTYNDTRINIVDTPGHADFGGEVERVLGMVDGCLLIVDANEGPMPQTRFVLKKALEQGLRPIVFVNKIDRARVDPETAVDKVLDLFLELGADDDQCDFPYLFGSGLGGFAKPDMKTESDTMRPLFDAILRHVPPPVGDSTKPLQLQITTLDYSDFLGRIIIGRVHNGVIKQGQNAVLIKDDGNLKKGRISKLLGFEGLQRVEIAEASAGDLVAVAGFDEVNIGETIACPDEPKALPLIKVDEPTLQMTFVVNDSPFAGKEGKFVTSRQVRDRLQRELLTNVALRVEDTDSPDRFAVSGRGELHLGILIETMRREGYEFQVSQPQVIFRTIDGTPCEPVETLVMDVPEAAVGSCIEKLGSRKAEMQNMETSSDGRTQLEFVVPSRGLIGFRGEFIRATRGEGIMSHSFFEYRPMTGDFDTRRNGVLIAFEEGTATFYALKNAEDRGQFFIAPGTKVYKGMIIGENNRPQDLEINVCKSKQLTNMRSAGAEELDTLQAPVQMTLERALEYIGPGEMLEVTPESIRLRKLPAKKMAKR; translated from the coding sequence CCTGGTCGACTCACTGCTGGCCCAGTCAGGCATTTTTCGTGACAACGAAGCAGTTCCCACCTGCGTCATGGATTCCAACGACCTGGAGCGCGAGCGCGGAATCACCATCCTTTCCAAAAACACGGCTGTCACCTACAACGACACCCGAATCAATATTGTTGACACCCCAGGACACGCTGATTTCGGTGGTGAAGTCGAGCGTGTGCTCGGAATGGTGGACGGTTGCCTTCTGATCGTTGACGCCAATGAAGGTCCGATGCCTCAGACACGATTCGTGCTGAAAAAGGCACTCGAACAGGGTCTGAGGCCCATTGTTTTTGTGAACAAGATCGATCGTGCTCGGGTTGATCCTGAGACTGCTGTCGACAAGGTGCTTGATCTGTTCCTCGAGCTGGGCGCCGACGACGACCAGTGTGATTTCCCTTATCTGTTCGGAAGTGGCCTGGGCGGATTCGCCAAGCCCGATATGAAAACCGAGAGCGACACCATGCGTCCGCTCTTCGATGCGATTCTGCGCCATGTTCCACCTCCGGTGGGCGATTCCACCAAGCCTCTCCAGCTTCAGATCACTACGCTTGATTACTCCGATTTTCTTGGTCGGATCATCATTGGCCGTGTGCACAACGGCGTGATCAAGCAGGGTCAGAATGCTGTTCTGATCAAAGATGACGGCAACCTCAAGAAGGGGAGGATCAGCAAACTGCTTGGTTTTGAAGGTTTGCAGCGGGTTGAAATCGCTGAAGCCAGTGCCGGTGATCTGGTGGCTGTGGCCGGGTTCGACGAGGTCAACATCGGCGAGACGATTGCCTGTCCCGATGAACCCAAGGCTCTGCCACTCATCAAGGTTGATGAGCCCACCCTGCAGATGACCTTTGTGGTCAACGACTCACCCTTTGCAGGCAAAGAAGGCAAGTTCGTGACCAGCCGTCAGGTGCGCGACCGTCTCCAGCGAGAGCTGTTGACCAACGTTGCACTCCGGGTTGAAGACACGGATTCACCTGACCGATTTGCAGTGAGCGGTCGCGGTGAGCTGCACCTCGGCATCCTCATCGAAACCATGCGTCGCGAGGGTTACGAATTCCAGGTGTCGCAGCCACAGGTGATTTTCAGGACCATCGACGGCACACCCTGTGAGCCTGTCGAGACCCTTGTGATGGATGTTCCTGAAGCAGCTGTGGGAAGTTGCATTGAAAAACTGGGATCACGCAAGGCTGAGATGCAGAACATGGAAACCAGTTCTGATGGGCGAACACAGCTGGAATTTGTTGTTCCTTCACGGGGCCTGATCGGTTTCCGCGGTGAATTCATTCGCGCCACCCGTGGTGAAGGGATCATGAGCCATTCCTTTTTTGAATACCGGCCAATGACGGGTGATTTCGACACCCGCCGAAACGGTGTTCTGATCGCATTTGAGGAAGGAACTGCCACCTTCTATGCCCTCAAGAACGCTGAAGATCGCGGCCAGTTCTTCATTGCCCCGGGAACCAAGGTCTACAAAGGCATGATCATCGGCGAGAACAATCGCCCTCAGGATCTAGAGATCAATGTCTGCAAGTCGAAGCAGCTCACCAACATGCGTTCCGCCGGTGCTGAAGAACTCGACACCCTGCAGGCTCCCGTGCAGATGACGCTCGAACGCGCCCTTGAATACATCGGTCCCGGCGAAATGCTCGAGGTCACTCCGGAATCGATTCGTCTGCGCAAACTGCCTGCGAAGAAGATGGCCAAGCGTTGA
- a CDS encoding DUF309 domain-containing protein — protein MSPADDPRFPQALELFNSGAWYEAHDAFEEIWHEQIDPDRKLIQAIVQIAVAHVHLERGNTRGATILLGEGIGRLRPSLPTALGLDLTALHKAVADRLSALQSGSDPEVLPPPRLLAAE, from the coding sequence TTGAGTCCGGCTGACGATCCCCGTTTCCCGCAGGCTCTGGAGCTGTTCAACTCCGGAGCCTGGTACGAGGCCCACGATGCCTTTGAGGAGATCTGGCACGAACAGATCGATCCCGATCGCAAGTTGATTCAGGCGATTGTGCAGATCGCTGTCGCGCATGTGCACCTCGAACGGGGCAATACACGCGGAGCCACCATTCTTCTCGGTGAGGGTATCGGTCGCCTCAGACCCTCATTACCCACTGCTCTGGGGCTTGACCTCACGGCGTTGCATAAGGCGGTCGCTGACCGCCTGAGCGCCCTTCAGTCCGGCTCGGACCCAGAGGTTCTTCCGCCACCCCGACTGCTTGCAGCGGAGTGA
- a CDS encoding LptA/OstA family protein, protein MAGPSLAQEFVAPLEGPPSDDGLITIESDSQTADNITGVVTAIGNVRIVYPSRGMVATSRQAQYFSREGRLVLSGDVDVVQEDGSSLRAERVTYNLEDERAVAVPPSGEQVRSTMILRPDQPGQTPLTP, encoded by the coding sequence ATGGCAGGACCTTCGCTGGCACAGGAGTTTGTCGCGCCTCTGGAGGGTCCACCGTCGGACGATGGTCTGATCACCATCGAATCCGACAGCCAGACGGCTGACAACATCACGGGTGTGGTCACCGCCATCGGCAATGTCCGCATCGTTTACCCCTCGCGCGGAATGGTGGCGACGTCCCGTCAAGCTCAGTATTTCAGTCGCGAGGGGCGCCTGGTGCTGAGTGGTGATGTCGACGTCGTGCAGGAAGATGGCAGCTCACTCAGGGCAGAACGTGTGACCTACAACCTTGAGGATGAACGGGCTGTGGCTGTACCGCCGAGTGGCGAGCAGGTTCGCTCCACCATGATCCTGCGCCCTGATCAGCCAGGGCAGACCCCGCTGACGCCATGA
- the lptB gene encoding LPS export ABC transporter ATP-binding protein translates to MSLSLNRVSLSLGGRPLVKDLTLTLEPGEVIGLLGPNGAGKTTSFNLVIGLLKPDQGEVLMDGHPVASLSMPERARLGIGYLPQEPSVFRQLTVRENLELVLSQTGLAKPQARERLHQLIDDFHLQPFLNRKGFQLSGGERRRCEVARALAVGLEGPRYLLLDEPFAGVDPLAVADLQQLIQALRQRGMGILITDHNVRETLSITDRAYILTDGSVLASGLSDQVASDPLVRRHYLGEGFQL, encoded by the coding sequence ATGAGTCTCAGTCTCAATCGGGTCTCTCTCTCCCTGGGAGGTCGACCTCTGGTGAAAGACCTCACGCTGACGCTGGAACCGGGTGAAGTGATTGGTCTTCTAGGCCCTAACGGTGCTGGTAAAACCACAAGTTTCAACCTTGTCATCGGCCTGCTCAAGCCCGATCAGGGAGAGGTCTTGATGGATGGACATCCCGTTGCCAGCCTCTCGATGCCTGAGAGGGCACGACTCGGGATCGGTTATCTGCCCCAGGAACCCAGTGTTTTCAGACAATTAACGGTACGGGAGAACCTGGAGCTCGTGCTGTCACAGACCGGTCTTGCCAAGCCTCAGGCCCGTGAACGCCTGCATCAACTGATCGACGATTTTCATCTGCAGCCGTTTCTGAATCGCAAGGGTTTCCAGCTGTCCGGTGGCGAACGTCGTCGTTGTGAGGTGGCCCGTGCCCTGGCGGTCGGCCTTGAAGGACCGCGTTATTTGCTGTTGGATGAGCCTTTTGCCGGTGTGGATCCTCTGGCAGTGGCTGACCTGCAGCAACTGATTCAGGCGTTGCGTCAACGGGGGATGGGAATTCTGATCACCGATCACAACGTGAGGGAAACCCTGTCGATCACGGATCGGGCCTACATCCTCACGGACGGCAGCGTTCTGGCTTCAGGGCTCTCGGATCAGGTGGCATCGGATCCTCTGGTGCGCCGTCATTACCTCGGCGAGGGATTTCAGCTGTGA
- a CDS encoding LptF/LptG family permease, translating into MIQRIQTQLRRIPLLDRWLLGELIGPLLFAIAMFTVLAITVGALFELVRLISEKNLPVLIAIQVLLQRLPSFLVLSFPMATLFATLLAYGRLSSNSELTALRSVGVTSTRMIIPALVLAFLMTNLTFLFNDVLVPRSNRLAEVTLSSALGRAISTEKGNNIIYPRFGRVQEPDGSSSKGLLQLFYAGKFEDGIMTRVTLLDFSRVGFTQMLLAERGQWNEQEAKWEFLNGQILTLTPSGSTTSADFDRYLYPLSAAPIRIAQLPKDARNMTVAEALQAEQLLQNSGDLKGARKLQVRIQEKFTFPMACLVFGLIGASLGSKPNNRTNRGQGFALSIVMILTYYLLASSFSALGVKGTLTPILAAWSPILICLGGGGFLLRQASR; encoded by the coding sequence TTGATTCAGAGAATTCAAACTCAACTGCGCAGGATTCCGCTCCTTGATCGCTGGCTGCTCGGCGAGTTGATCGGCCCCCTTCTGTTCGCCATCGCCATGTTCACAGTGCTCGCCATCACTGTGGGGGCGCTGTTCGAGCTGGTTCGTCTGATTTCTGAAAAAAATCTGCCTGTGCTGATTGCCATACAGGTGTTGTTGCAGCGTCTGCCCAGCTTCCTGGTGCTTTCTTTCCCGATGGCCACCCTGTTTGCCACGTTGCTGGCTTATGGCCGACTCTCGAGCAACAGTGAACTCACAGCCCTGCGCAGTGTTGGTGTCACCTCAACACGCATGATTATTCCTGCGTTGGTGTTGGCTTTTCTGATGACCAACCTCACCTTTCTGTTCAACGACGTGTTGGTGCCGCGAAGTAACCGGTTGGCGGAAGTGACCCTGAGCAGTGCTCTTGGCAGGGCTATCTCCACTGAGAAAGGTAACAACATCATCTATCCACGCTTTGGGCGTGTGCAGGAACCTGATGGTTCGTCCAGCAAAGGTCTGCTTCAGCTCTTCTATGCGGGCAAATTCGAAGACGGAATCATGACCCGGGTCACCCTGCTTGATTTCTCAAGGGTCGGCTTCACTCAGATGTTGCTGGCTGAAAGAGGCCAATGGAATGAACAGGAAGCGAAGTGGGAATTTTTGAATGGTCAGATCCTTACGTTGACCCCATCAGGAAGCACCACTTCTGCCGATTTTGATCGGTATTTGTACCCGCTTAGTGCAGCACCGATCAGGATCGCCCAACTGCCGAAGGATGCACGCAACATGACCGTGGCTGAGGCGTTGCAGGCCGAGCAGCTACTTCAGAACTCCGGTGATTTGAAGGGCGCAAGGAAATTGCAGGTTCGGATCCAGGAGAAATTCACTTTTCCCATGGCGTGCCTTGTTTTCGGGTTGATTGGAGCAAGCCTTGGCTCTAAACCAAATAATCGAACCAATCGAGGTCAGGGTTTTGCGCTCAGCATCGTGATGATTTTGACGTATTACCTGCTTGCTTCAAGCTTCAGTGCACTGGGTGTCAAAGGAACACTGACACCAATACTGGCTGCTTGGAGCCCGATCCTGATCTGCCTCGGCGGTGGCGGTTTCTTACTCAGACAGGCCAGTCGATGA
- the ccsB gene encoding c-type cytochrome biogenesis protein CcsB, which yields MGFSGLEAIVSEPVLLLGLMAFALLLAALPWSFWALSNGRSSSGVRSLIALSNLLLTAQLVLRWWQSGHFPISNLYESLCFLAWACTLTQLLVERNWSSPLVAAAATPMGLGCIAFASFALPDQLQQASPLVPALRSSWLVMHVSVIMVSYAALMVGSLLSVAVLLTDRGEELELRSSSIGTGAYRRPKVLATEGGVAVQNPPEVQLSSIHFSRTEQLDSLSYRTITVGFLLLTVGIISGAVWANEAWGSWWSWDPKETWALICWLVYAAYLHTRLSRGWQGRRPALVAASGLVVIVVCYIGVNLLGIGLHSYGWFFG from the coding sequence ATGGGCTTTTCCGGTCTGGAAGCGATCGTCTCCGAACCCGTTCTGCTTCTGGGTCTGATGGCCTTTGCGCTTCTGCTGGCAGCACTCCCCTGGAGTTTCTGGGCTCTGTCCAACGGTCGTAGCTCGAGCGGTGTCCGCTCACTGATCGCACTGTCCAACCTGTTGCTGACCGCCCAGCTTGTGCTGCGCTGGTGGCAATCCGGACATTTTCCGATCAGCAACCTCTACGAGTCGCTTTGTTTTCTCGCCTGGGCCTGCACACTCACCCAGCTGCTGGTCGAACGCAACTGGTCCTCGCCATTGGTGGCAGCTGCCGCCACACCGATGGGGCTTGGCTGTATCGCCTTTGCCAGTTTCGCACTCCCTGACCAGCTCCAGCAGGCATCACCACTTGTGCCTGCTCTGCGCAGCAGCTGGCTGGTGATGCATGTGAGTGTGATCATGGTCAGTTATGCGGCACTCATGGTGGGTTCACTGCTTTCCGTTGCGGTGTTGCTGACAGACCGTGGAGAGGAACTGGAACTCCGCAGCAGCTCCATTGGAACCGGCGCTTATCGGCGACCAAAGGTTCTGGCCACAGAAGGAGGTGTTGCTGTGCAAAATCCACCGGAAGTTCAGCTTTCATCCATTCATTTCAGTCGCACTGAACAGCTCGACAGCCTGAGTTATCGCACGATCACGGTCGGTTTTCTGTTGCTCACAGTGGGCATCATCAGCGGTGCCGTCTGGGCGAATGAGGCCTGGGGAAGCTGGTGGAGCTGGGACCCGAAGGAAACCTGGGCGTTGATTTGTTGGCTGGTGTATGCCGCCTATCTCCATACCCGTCTCAGTCGCGGCTGGCAGGGTCGTCGTCCGGCACTGGTTGCGGCATCAGGTCTGGTGGTGATTGTTGTGTGTTACATCGGGGTCAATCTGCTGGGCATCGGTTTGCACAGTTATGGCTGGTTTTTTGGATAA